The Anoplolepis gracilipes chromosome 14, ASM4749672v1, whole genome shotgun sequence genome includes a window with the following:
- the Fsn gene encoding F-box/SPRY domain-containing protein 1, with product MDDIALRAPDHVLEVIFSYLDLHTLRNCSLVCKRWYQFLNDENNDVWRMHCIRKLAQEALSSDLLSSVPTYKSKLRAFYHAWNPNDCSRNIYIKSNGFTLHRNPVAQSTDACRGKIGFRHGRHAWEVIWEGPLGTVAVIGIATKEAPLLCHGYVALLGSDEHSWGWNLVDNHLLHNGDPQGNYPLLNNAPKYQVGERIRVILDCDDNTLSFEKNYEFLGVAFRGLPDKRLYPSVSAVYGNTEVSMVYLGPPLDG from the exons ATGGACGATATAGCACTGCGAGCACCTGATCATGTTTTAGAAGTGATATTCTCATATCTGGATCTGCACACGTTAAGAAATTGCTCGCTAGTGTGCAAACGATGGTACCAGTTTCTCAATGACGAGAACAACGACGTGTGGCGGATGCACTGTATAAGAAAATTGGCGCAAGAGGCACTCAGTTCCGATTTGTTATCGTCGGTACCTACGTACAAATCGAAGCTCCGTGCGTTTTATCACGCGTGGAATCCGAACGATTGTtcgcgaaatatttatatcaaatccAACGGATTCACCCTGCACAG AAACCCTGTGGCGCAAAGTACAGATGCTTGTAGAGGCAAAATAGGTTTTCGACATGGACGTCATGCTTGGGAAGTTATCTGGGAAGGACCTTTAGGAACGGTAGCGGTAATAGGAATAGCCACTAAAGAAGCACCTTTATTATGCCACGGATATGTAGCATTACTTGGTTCTGACGAACATTCCTGGGGTTGGAATCTTGTTGATAATCACTTATTACATAATGGAGATCCGCAGGGAAATTATCCTTTACTCAACAATGCTCCAAAATAtcag gTTGGAGAGAGGATTAGAGTAATTTTAGATTGTGATGATAATACATTGTCTTTCGAGAAGAATTATGAATTTCTGGGTGTAGCGTTTAGAG gGTTACCAGATAAGAGATTATATCCATCAGTGTCGGCAGTTTATGGAAATACAGAAGTGTCCATGGTATACTTAGGACCACCATTAGATGGCTAA
- the LOC140673639 gene encoding transmembrane protein 164: MFEWAYDGINGSIPRNVGPECANYLTLKRRIIETLFISVFIISCIVWGLKHITLPKKLAYVGEDRVGRRVLLIIMSLVLGMEIGFKFTSRTVIYLLNPCHITTALQLYLLAADPSPTVTAIFRIHLNLLNGPVLAYLFPETESRIIFADKSMYYIQHGLMLVIPYYLLRIGGVYNIEPFSDMSWSILSFGLNAGYHFWILQSVALPVQVNLSHMLCAAVLDPFEGQNYRLWAITHQSILCPTLCKLFSYGSNFFLTKFPLTRVKPTLECTIPKKNCTNEQNEKLHEDSNTSGNGHTHFD, encoded by the exons ATGTTTGAGTGGGCATATGATGGTATAAACGGCTCTATACCACGCAACGTTGGTCCAGAATGCGCAAATTATTTGACTCTGAAGCGAAGAATAATAGAAACACTGTTTATatcagtatttattatatcctgCATCGTATGGGGCCTAAAACATATAACATTGCCAAAGAAATTGGCCTATGTTGGTGAAGATCGTGTGGGCAGGCGAGTTTTGCTAATTATAATGTCATTAGTTCTGGGAATGGAGATTGGTTTTAAGTTTACTAGCAGGAccgttatatatttgttaaatccATGTCATATTACAACGGCGCTACAG TTGTATCTACTGGCTGCCGATCCTAGCCCAACAGTCACTGCTATCTTCAGGATACATTTGAATCTATTGAATGGACCAGTACTGGCATATCTGTTCCCAGAAACAGAATCTAGAATT atatttgcaGACAaatcaatgtattatattCAACATGGTTTGATGCTAGTAATACCATATTACTTGTTGAGGATTGGAG GTGTATATAACATTGAGCCTTTCTCTGATATGAGTTGGTCAATCCTCAGTTTTGGCCTTAATGCAGGATATCACTTTTGGATCCTTCAAAGTGTTGCCTTG CCTGTACAAGTAAATCTTAGTCACATGTTGTGCGCAGCTGTTTTGGATCCATTTGAAGGtcaaaattatcgattatgGGCAATAACCCATCAATCAATATTATGCCCTACACTCTGTAAACTGTTTAGTTATGGATCCAActttttcttaacaaaattTCCACTAACTAGAGTTAAGCCAACGTTAGAATGCACAATTCCAAAGAAGAATTGTACAAATGAACAGAACGAGAAGTTACACGAAGATTCCAATACTTCAGGAAATGGCCATACACATTTTGATTAG